From the genome of Carassius auratus strain Wakin chromosome 26, ASM336829v1, whole genome shotgun sequence, one region includes:
- the lbx1b gene encoding transcription factor LBX1b, whose protein sequence is MTTTKVVKVCEAMESHGLNPLDHLQPPASSDKALTPFSIADILSRPTVKRTVRIYRLPASERPRKSITVSRQTLITQTSPLCALHELASKTFKGLELGVLQAAEGRDGLTLFGQRDIPKKRRKSRTAFTNHQLYELEKRFLHQKYLSPADRDEIAHQLGLTNAQVITWFQNRRAKLKRELEERKADVESVRSTAIAPLDKIAKLADLERCAVGATGHPGSECSPRLGHEYKSAHKLCLCPMSSLSDHTSQDYSEDVEIDVDV, encoded by the exons ATGACGACCACCAAAGTTGTCAAAGTCTGTGAGGCTATGGAGAGCCATGGGCTGAACCCTCTGGACCACCTTCAACCACCCGCGAGTTCAGACAAGGCCTTAACCCCCTTCAGCATCGCAGACATCCTCAGCAGACCGACTGTCAAACGAACTGTCAGGATTTACCGGCTTCCAGCATCAGAGAGACCCCGGAAGAGCATCACTGTATCACGGCAGACTCTCATCACTCAAACATCGCCTCTATGCGCTCTTCACGAGCTGGCCAGCAAAACGTTCAAAGGTCTCGAATTAGGTGTACTCCAAGCAGCagaag GAAGGGATGGGTTGACTCTATTTGGTCAAAGGGACATTCCCAAAAAGCGCCGAAAATCTAGGACGGCCTTCACTAATCACCAGTTATATGAACTAGAAAAAAGATTTCTCCATCAGAAATACTTGTCACCCGCAGACAGAGACGAAATTGCCCATCAGCTGGGGCTGACAAATGCGCAGGTCATAACCTGGTTCCAGAATCGACGTGCGAAACTAAAGCGTGAGTTGGAGGAGAGGAAAGCGGACGTGGAGTCGGTCAGATCCACAGCTATAGCGCCTCTGGATAAAATCGCTAAATTGGCCGATCTTGAGAGGTGTGCGGTTGGAGCCACGGGGCATCCTGGGTCTGAGTGCTCGCCACGGCTGGGTCACGAGTACAAGAGTGCGCACAAATTATGTCTGTGCCCCATGTCGTCTCTCTCAGACCACACAAGTCAAGACTACTCCGAGGACGTGGAAATAGACGTCGATGTCTGA